A stretch of Myxococcus hansupus DNA encodes these proteins:
- the trhA gene encoding PAQR family membrane homeostasis protein TrhA, whose protein sequence is MSVQVPEKPKLRGVLHQFAATGALGAGLVLVSMAPTHRAAAAAAVFAVSLVVLFTVSATYHRVNWSLRGRTWMRRMDHASIFILIAGTYTPVALLGIAGATGDRLLLLIWAGAFAGVLQSLFWIQAPKVVTAALAVAVGWTLVPYFDEARQALTGNQMTLILAGGVAYTAGAIAYALKRPNLRPGVFGYHEMFHALTLVGAALHFTVVLRLVRAATV, encoded by the coding sequence TTGAGCGTCCAGGTCCCGGAGAAGCCGAAGCTGCGAGGTGTCCTGCATCAGTTCGCCGCCACGGGGGCGCTGGGCGCGGGCCTGGTGCTGGTCTCGATGGCCCCCACCCACCGGGCCGCGGCCGCCGCCGCCGTGTTCGCCGTCAGTCTGGTGGTGTTGTTCACGGTCAGCGCGACGTACCACCGCGTGAACTGGTCCTTGCGCGGGCGGACGTGGATGCGGCGCATGGACCACGCCTCCATCTTCATCCTCATCGCAGGCACCTATACGCCCGTCGCGCTGCTCGGAATCGCCGGTGCCACGGGCGACCGCCTGCTGCTCCTCATCTGGGCGGGCGCGTTCGCCGGAGTCCTCCAGTCGCTGTTCTGGATTCAGGCCCCCAAGGTCGTGACGGCGGCGCTGGCCGTCGCCGTCGGCTGGACACTGGTTCCGTACTTCGATGAAGCGCGGCAGGCCCTCACCGGGAACCAGATGACGCTCATCCTCGCGGGAGGCGTCGCCTACACGGCGGGCGCCATCGCGTATGCCCTGAAGCGGCCGAACCTCCGGCCTGGCGTCTTCGGCTACCACGAGATGTTCCACGCGCTGACACTGGTGGGCGCCGCGCTCCACTTCACCGTCGTCCTGCGGCTCGTCCGCGCAGCGACCGTGTAG
- the nrfD gene encoding NrfD/PsrC family molybdoenzyme membrane anchor subunit, with translation MSHQHLSSLRVPLVTEPRTLGQLTEEICAPMERPPTWKWWVAFGIAVAVLGTGAGIVGYQVATGIGVWGLNKTIGWAFDITNFVFWVGIGHAGTLISAILFLFRQKWRTSINRAAEAMTLFAVMCAALFPVIHMGRPWLAFWVLPYPNDRGSLWVNFRSPLLWDVFAISTYFTVSAVFWYVGLIPDLATVRDRAKAGIRKAVFKVMSLGWTGSHRTWSRYETVYLLLAGLATPLVLSVHTIVSMDFATSVIPGWHTTIFPPYFVAGAVFSGFAMVLTLMIITRVVLGYEHLITLRHLENMTKIIIVTGGLVSLAYATEFFIAWYSGNPYERFAFMNRAFGPYAWAYWIMVTCNVVSPHLFWFKKIRTSPAAIFVLSLVINVGMWFERFVIIVTSLHRDFLPSSWAMYTPTMVEVGTFIGTFGLFFTLFLLFVRVLPIISIGEVKSVLGFARDGHAAPPHSPAKPVAEEPHPVAHRPVAAVPLAIVTRKDAPV, from the coding sequence ATGAGCCATCAACATCTGTCCTCGCTGCGCGTGCCGCTCGTCACCGAGCCGCGCACCCTGGGCCAGCTCACCGAGGAAATCTGCGCCCCCATGGAGCGGCCTCCCACGTGGAAGTGGTGGGTGGCCTTCGGCATCGCGGTGGCCGTGCTTGGCACGGGCGCCGGCATCGTCGGCTACCAGGTGGCGACGGGCATCGGCGTGTGGGGCCTCAACAAGACGATTGGCTGGGCCTTCGACATCACCAACTTCGTGTTCTGGGTGGGCATTGGCCACGCCGGCACGCTCATCTCCGCCATCCTCTTCCTCTTCCGTCAGAAGTGGCGCACCAGCATCAACCGCGCGGCGGAGGCGATGACGCTGTTCGCCGTGATGTGCGCGGCGCTCTTCCCCGTCATCCACATGGGGCGGCCCTGGCTGGCCTTCTGGGTGCTGCCGTATCCGAACGACCGCGGCAGCCTGTGGGTGAACTTCCGCTCGCCGCTCTTGTGGGACGTGTTCGCCATCTCCACGTATTTCACCGTGTCGGCGGTGTTCTGGTACGTGGGCCTGATTCCGGACCTGGCCACCGTGCGCGACAGGGCGAAGGCGGGGATTCGCAAGGCCGTCTTCAAGGTGATGTCGCTGGGGTGGACGGGCTCGCACCGGACGTGGAGCCGCTACGAGACGGTGTACCTGCTGCTCGCGGGGCTGGCCACGCCGCTGGTGCTCAGCGTGCACACCATCGTCTCCATGGACTTCGCCACGTCGGTCATCCCCGGCTGGCACACCACCATCTTCCCGCCGTACTTCGTCGCGGGCGCGGTGTTCAGCGGCTTCGCCATGGTGCTGACGCTGATGATCATCACCCGCGTGGTGCTGGGCTACGAGCACCTCATCACCCTGCGCCACCTGGAGAACATGACGAAAATCATCATCGTCACGGGTGGGCTGGTGTCGCTGGCGTACGCGACGGAGTTCTTCATCGCCTGGTACTCGGGCAACCCCTACGAGCGCTTCGCCTTCATGAACCGCGCCTTCGGGCCCTACGCCTGGGCGTATTGGATCATGGTGACGTGCAACGTGGTGTCGCCGCACCTCTTCTGGTTCAAGAAGATTCGCACCTCGCCCGCGGCCATCTTCGTCCTGTCGTTGGTCATCAACGTGGGCATGTGGTTCGAGCGCTTTGTCATCATCGTCACGAGCCTCCACCGCGACTTCCTGCCGTCGAGCTGGGCCATGTACACGCCGACGATGGTGGAGGTGGGCACCTTCATCGGGACGTTCGGCCTCTTCTTCACGCTGTTCCTGCTCTTCGTCCGCGTGCTGCCCATCATCTCCATCGGCGAGGTGAAGAGCGTGCTGGGCTTCGCTCGCGACGGTCATGCCGCGCCACCGCACTCGCCCGCGAAGCCGGTCGCCGAGGAGCCGCACCCCGTGGCCCACCGGCCCGTCGCGGCGGTGCCGCTGGCCATCGTCACCCGAAAGGACGCACCTGTATGA
- a CDS encoding alpha/beta fold hydrolase, translating to MPVQPELLRGDATALSASDGFSLGATRFMATAPLRGRILVAGATGVPQTFYARFAAHAAQHGFETLTFDYRGIGRSKSASLVGFQASFLDWARLDLAAAVEAMPDDGLPLFVIAHSFGGHALGLIPNHHRIAGCQVFAAGAGWHGWMSPFERARVWMLWNVVLPPIVRWKGYLPWSLLGMGEDLPLDVYRQWRRWCQFPRYFLDDPAAPELARQCAQVRVPIVAVNALDDAWAPPSSRDAFLLNAYPRATIERVDVDPREMGPIGHVGYFRPKALPLWDRALAWFSERGSGAEAFSQGSARI from the coding sequence ATGCCAGTGCAACCCGAGCTCCTTCGCGGAGACGCCACCGCCTTGTCCGCGTCGGATGGGTTCTCCCTCGGCGCCACCCGCTTCATGGCCACCGCGCCCCTTCGCGGGCGCATCCTTGTCGCGGGCGCGACCGGCGTGCCGCAGACCTTCTATGCGCGCTTCGCGGCGCACGCGGCCCAGCACGGCTTCGAAACGCTGACTTTCGACTACCGAGGCATTGGCCGCTCGAAGTCCGCGTCACTCGTGGGCTTCCAGGCGTCGTTTCTCGACTGGGCGAGGCTTGACCTGGCGGCCGCGGTGGAAGCCATGCCGGACGACGGCCTCCCGCTCTTCGTCATCGCGCATTCGTTCGGAGGCCATGCGCTGGGGCTCATTCCCAACCACCACCGCATCGCGGGCTGCCAGGTGTTCGCGGCGGGCGCGGGATGGCACGGCTGGATGTCTCCCTTCGAGCGTGCCCGCGTCTGGATGCTCTGGAATGTCGTGCTCCCGCCCATCGTGCGTTGGAAGGGATACCTGCCGTGGAGTCTGCTCGGCATGGGCGAAGACCTGCCGCTCGACGTGTACCGGCAGTGGCGCCGCTGGTGCCAGTTCCCCCGGTACTTCCTCGACGACCCGGCCGCGCCGGAGCTGGCGCGGCAGTGCGCGCAGGTCCGCGTCCCCATCGTCGCCGTCAACGCGCTGGACGATGCGTGGGCCCCGCCGAGCTCCCGCGACGCGTTCCTGCTGAACGCCTATCCGCGGGCCACCATCGAGCGCGTGGATGTCGACCCGCGTGAAATGGGCCCCATCGGGCACGTGGGGTACTTCCGGCCCAAGGCGCTCCCACTCTGGGACCGGGCCCTGGCGTGGTTCTCCGAGCGAGGTTCTGGAGCCGAGGCGTTTTCGCAAGGGAGCGCGCGCATTTAG
- a CDS encoding trypsin-like serine protease — METERSEGPVAASEQSIVGGTLTSSMADNPWQVSLRLNGATFCGGVILNENWILTAGYCFYGYANDPVSVVAGSPWRLGTEGQHRGVAHVFDHPAFVHDPRANDLTLLRLDAPLDLGGPHAKAISRLSAADGLAGLPNIGDTARISGYGYLAYPSQGSPSTGLRTLDVSVVNNSAGQAYYPPGMGPTAAQIVAAVPGGGPCQNDAGGPLTVLKDGTRVLAGIISLDHGCGDPLYPGVYTRVSSYEEWIDSVAGKTLFFQAGINNAVGPGPVFSFNVPPGAPALEVFLSQGFTTGFISARAGQMPTDTVNDCRVSGTLGSRVCRVNRPVPGTWYVRLTGRVSQASLNVVIPGVP, encoded by the coding sequence GTGGAGACGGAGCGCTCGGAAGGGCCTGTCGCGGCCAGCGAGCAGTCCATCGTAGGCGGGACGCTGACGTCCTCCATGGCGGACAATCCGTGGCAAGTCTCTCTTCGACTCAACGGAGCCACATTTTGTGGTGGCGTGATCCTCAACGAGAACTGGATCCTGACGGCCGGGTATTGTTTTTACGGGTATGCCAATGACCCCGTCTCCGTGGTCGCAGGCTCTCCCTGGCGCCTGGGCACCGAAGGCCAGCACCGGGGAGTCGCCCACGTTTTCGACCATCCCGCTTTCGTCCATGACCCCCGGGCGAACGACCTCACGCTGCTCCGCCTGGATGCTCCGCTGGATTTGGGGGGTCCACACGCAAAGGCCATCAGCCGCCTCTCGGCCGCAGATGGGCTCGCGGGACTCCCGAACATCGGCGATACCGCGCGGATCTCGGGCTATGGGTACCTCGCCTACCCGAGTCAGGGCTCCCCCTCCACGGGGCTGCGAACCTTGGACGTCAGTGTCGTCAACAACAGCGCGGGGCAGGCTTACTATCCTCCCGGCATGGGCCCCACGGCTGCGCAAATCGTTGCGGCGGTTCCGGGTGGGGGCCCGTGCCAGAATGACGCTGGGGGACCGCTCACGGTCCTCAAGGACGGGACGCGTGTCCTGGCGGGGATTATCAGCTTGGACCATGGCTGTGGCGATCCGCTCTATCCAGGCGTCTACACCCGTGTCTCCTCCTACGAGGAGTGGATCGATTCGGTGGCGGGCAAGACCCTGTTCTTCCAGGCGGGCATCAACAATGCCGTGGGACCTGGCCCCGTTTTCAGTTTCAACGTTCCGCCAGGGGCTCCCGCCCTCGAGGTCTTCCTCAGTCAGGGATTCACGACGGGGTTTATCTCGGCTCGCGCGGGCCAGATGCCGACGGATACCGTGAATGACTGCCGCGTCTCCGGAACCCTCGGCAGCCGGGTCTGTCGGGTCAACCGTCCCGTCCCTGGCACGTGGTACGTGCGCCTCACGGGAAGGGTCTCGCAGGCGTCATTGAACGTGGTCATTCCCGGGGTGCCCTGA
- a CDS encoding DUF3341 domain-containing protein codes for MSAPVLIGYFDSEAQVLDATRAVREAGFVLHDVYTPYAVHGLDDAMGLEPSRLTWVCFGGGLLGCTLALSLQLYTSVVSWPLNVGGKPFNSLPAFIPVSFELTVLFAALSTVAAFLLRAKLFPGSRRSVLPRVTDDRFAIAVAPREAPSELDAAEDLMRRHGAVATDLLEEVAS; via the coding sequence ATGAGTGCCCCGGTTCTCATCGGCTACTTCGACAGTGAGGCGCAGGTGCTGGACGCCACCCGGGCGGTGCGCGAGGCGGGCTTCGTGCTCCACGACGTGTACACGCCGTACGCGGTGCACGGCCTGGATGACGCCATGGGCCTCGAGCCCAGCCGCCTCACGTGGGTGTGCTTCGGCGGTGGGCTGCTGGGGTGCACGCTGGCGCTGTCGCTCCAGCTCTACACCAGCGTGGTGAGCTGGCCCCTCAACGTGGGCGGCAAGCCCTTCAATTCGCTCCCCGCGTTCATCCCGGTGTCCTTCGAGCTGACGGTGTTGTTCGCAGCGCTATCCACGGTCGCGGCCTTCCTGCTGCGCGCGAAGCTCTTCCCGGGGAGCCGGCGCTCGGTGCTGCCGCGTGTCACGGATGACCGGTTCGCCATCGCGGTGGCCCCGCGCGAAGCCCCGTCCGAGCTGGACGCGGCCGAGGACCTGATGCGCCGCCACGGCGCGGTGGCGACGGACCTGCTGGAGGAGGTGGCGTCGTGA
- a CDS encoding C39 family peptidase: protein MRSYLTRANDMLTGLARTYSARTAPQAQPTINRGSNQAVTGRPSQTQGTQASQTQTPPQRAAPLFTRDTFTPAESPSTGSTPRIWRDPVSPSRTYNSQDGVPLFNQGDPAWGTRRLGGTGPAERGSDIPSIGTHGCAITSVAMALSQLSGRTITPQQMDEYLDNNKGYSGNSVFFPKTTGILGGSPEITANRLDNLTIAQIDRELDEKRPVAIGVRYGGTQGRSLSGTPDHWITLTGKNEDGTYRANDPNGGVPITLRREGTNGLMMAPREGRHRNRSYHFRNHGVTFTPPPVAPARGSDQDGFVDRAVSRQARPTIRAQPPQTP, encoded by the coding sequence ATGCGGAGCTACCTAACAAGAGCGAACGACATGCTGACAGGGCTTGCCCGCACGTACAGCGCAAGAACCGCCCCACAGGCTCAGCCCACTATCAACCGTGGCTCGAATCAGGCCGTTACGGGACGCCCCTCTCAAACTCAGGGCACTCAGGCCAGCCAGACACAGACTCCACCTCAGCGTGCGGCGCCCCTGTTCACGAGGGACACGTTCACTCCCGCTGAATCACCAAGTACTGGTAGCACCCCACGAATTTGGAGGGACCCGGTCTCTCCGAGCAGGACCTACAATAGCCAAGACGGAGTGCCGCTCTTCAATCAGGGCGATCCGGCGTGGGGTACGCGTCGGCTGGGAGGGACAGGGCCCGCCGAACGAGGCTCCGATATCCCAAGCATCGGAACCCATGGCTGCGCTATCACTTCAGTGGCCATGGCCCTCAGCCAGTTGAGTGGCCGGACCATCACTCCTCAGCAGATGGATGAGTACCTCGATAACAACAAGGGATACAGTGGCAACAGTGTGTTCTTTCCCAAGACGACTGGCATCTTGGGAGGCTCTCCAGAAATTACCGCTAACAGGCTCGACAACCTCACCATTGCTCAGATCGACCGAGAGCTAGATGAGAAGCGGCCTGTAGCGATTGGCGTGCGCTACGGTGGCACCCAAGGGAGATCTCTAAGTGGCACTCCGGACCATTGGATCACCCTCACCGGAAAGAACGAGGACGGTACGTACAGAGCAAACGACCCGAACGGAGGCGTCCCGATTACGCTGCGGCGCGAGGGTACCAATGGACTGATGATGGCCCCAAGGGAGGGCAGACACCGCAACAGGTCGTACCACTTCCGCAACCACGGGGTGACGTTCACTCCTCCGCCAGTCGCCCCCGCCCGAGGTAGTGACCAGGACGGCTTCGTCGATCGAGCCGTCAGCAGACAGGCCAGGCCCACCATTCGCGCCCAGCCCCCCCAAACGCCGTAG
- a CDS encoding crotonase/enoyl-CoA hydratase family protein, with protein MNTLVTEETEGFVRKLGLNRPEKRNAMNIAFIEQLSAALARAEADESVRVCVIFAHGSMFTAGLDLMDVFPRLGDAQTLFSSAGIDPWATHGPARTKPLIIAVHGKCLTLGIELMLAADITVASEDATFEQIEIDRGIFPFGGGTARWVRTMGWGNAMQYLLTGDALDAREAHRLGLVQRVVARDALMDTAMGLANRIASKAPLAVKATLESARTAVLEGERAATAKLLPAIQQLATTEDAQEAISAYFEKRPATFRGR; from the coding sequence ATGAACACACTCGTCACGGAAGAGACCGAAGGGTTCGTGCGGAAGCTTGGTCTGAACCGCCCCGAGAAGCGGAACGCGATGAACATCGCGTTCATCGAGCAGCTCTCGGCCGCGTTGGCGCGAGCGGAAGCCGATGAGAGCGTGCGCGTCTGCGTCATCTTCGCCCACGGCTCCATGTTCACCGCGGGGCTCGACCTGATGGACGTGTTCCCCAGGCTCGGGGACGCGCAGACGCTGTTCAGCTCGGCGGGCATCGACCCCTGGGCAACGCACGGGCCCGCGAGGACGAAGCCGCTCATCATCGCGGTGCATGGCAAGTGCCTCACCCTGGGCATCGAGCTGATGCTCGCGGCCGACATCACGGTGGCCTCCGAGGACGCGACCTTCGAGCAGATTGAAATCGACCGCGGCATCTTCCCCTTCGGTGGCGGCACGGCCCGCTGGGTGAGAACCATGGGCTGGGGCAACGCGATGCAGTACCTGCTGACGGGTGATGCGCTCGACGCGCGCGAGGCCCACCGGCTGGGGCTCGTGCAGCGCGTCGTCGCGAGGGACGCGTTGATGGACACCGCGATGGGCCTCGCGAACCGCATCGCGTCGAAGGCGCCCCTCGCCGTCAAGGCGACGCTCGAAAGCGCGAGGACCGCCGTTCTCGAGGGTGAGCGCGCCGCGACGGCAAAGCTCCTGCCCGCGATTCAGCAGCTCGCGACGACGGAGGATGCCCAGGAGGCGATCTCCGCCTACTTCGAGAAGCGGCCCGCGACCTTCCGGGGCCGCTGA
- a CDS encoding YecA family protein, with translation MSSKKPGRNDPCPCGSGKKYKVCHATEDRARAAPPAAPAAPLRADLEAAMEVLGDPDVSKLSGALERLADLLTDWGPVPGLRFDVKAFSEHVGKELARLSENADQDASTARRELLVGTVRELGTPAFLASLGAALMAKMSTPGLSAEDRRAIGVGALLASASKRMGKARPEDIPVLDVVFDVQFREWSARHKELSQKYETLVKGLEEESLSDEAKEALQQARGGDVAALLKYVQEDPALAERIAREAKERAARVEAWLRASTSPAVFSPEEELWLTCALWEHMQALKNLPAGTEPSVRRDAVTALMRAVKGALDDDFLAGLLDRLREKAKDAAADEAAQTAYMDAAIAFEAEPARMTLAALLTARKEAEGRSAEEMVALADLKALTEWTPEAFEPYRALLLSMGLPAAAARIERCQAWLKDHPVKLRAEQV, from the coding sequence TTGAGCTCGAAGAAGCCCGGCCGTAACGACCCGTGTCCCTGTGGCAGTGGCAAGAAGTACAAGGTCTGCCATGCCACCGAAGACCGGGCTCGCGCCGCGCCTCCCGCCGCCCCGGCCGCGCCCCTGCGGGCCGACCTCGAGGCGGCCATGGAAGTGCTGGGTGACCCCGATGTGTCCAAGCTGTCCGGCGCCCTGGAGCGGCTGGCGGACCTGCTGACGGACTGGGGCCCCGTGCCCGGCCTGCGCTTCGACGTGAAGGCCTTCTCCGAGCACGTGGGCAAGGAGCTGGCCCGGCTGTCGGAGAACGCGGACCAGGACGCGTCCACGGCCCGGCGGGAGCTGCTGGTGGGGACGGTGCGCGAGTTGGGGACGCCGGCCTTCCTGGCGTCGCTGGGCGCCGCGCTGATGGCGAAGATGTCCACGCCAGGACTGTCCGCCGAGGACCGGAGGGCCATTGGCGTGGGCGCGCTGCTGGCCTCCGCCTCGAAGCGGATGGGCAAGGCCCGGCCGGAGGACATCCCCGTGCTGGACGTGGTCTTCGACGTGCAATTCCGTGAATGGAGTGCCCGGCACAAGGAGCTGTCCCAGAAGTACGAGACGCTCGTGAAGGGGCTGGAGGAAGAGTCCCTCTCCGACGAGGCGAAGGAGGCCCTCCAGCAGGCCCGGGGCGGCGACGTGGCCGCGCTGCTCAAGTACGTTCAGGAAGACCCCGCGCTGGCCGAGCGCATCGCCCGTGAAGCCAAGGAGCGGGCCGCCCGCGTGGAGGCGTGGCTGCGGGCCTCGACGTCCCCGGCCGTCTTCTCGCCCGAGGAGGAGCTGTGGCTCACCTGCGCGCTCTGGGAGCATATGCAGGCGCTGAAGAACCTGCCCGCGGGCACGGAGCCCTCGGTGCGCCGCGACGCGGTGACGGCGCTGATGCGGGCGGTGAAGGGCGCGCTCGACGACGACTTCCTCGCGGGGCTGTTGGACCGGCTGCGGGAGAAGGCGAAGGACGCGGCGGCGGATGAAGCCGCCCAGACGGCGTACATGGACGCCGCCATCGCCTTCGAGGCGGAGCCCGCGCGGATGACGCTCGCCGCGCTGCTCACGGCGCGGAAGGAGGCAGAAGGTCGCTCGGCCGAGGAGATGGTGGCGCTGGCCGACCTCAAGGCGCTCACGGAGTGGACGCCGGAGGCCTTCGAGCCCTACCGCGCGCTGCTGCTCAGCATGGGCCTGCCGGCCGCCGCCGCGCGCATCGAGCGCTGCCAGGCGTGGCTCAAGGACCATCCCGTGAAGCTGCGCGCCGAGCAGGTCTGA
- a CDS encoding oxidoreductase, whose protein sequence is MAYSSPGRAPLRVALLGYGIAGRHIHSPLIQGVEGLVLQVVASRQEEAVRSTLPHVTRCDSHEAGATHPDVDLVVIATANDLHAPLAEAALKAGKHVVVDKPFTITLAEARALRALAESRGLLLSVFHNRRWDTDFQALKALLAEGTLGHVAHVESRFDRFRPEVRAQWREQVVPGAGVWFDLGPHLVDQALHLFGLPEAVSGTRAALREGAFVDDWFQYTLAYPRRRVVLQASMLIAAMTPRFAVHGSRGSWLTVGRDQQVPRLVMGGPPEGLAWHGASSPAQDGAPTVASAGDYRQYYAGIRDALLGGARNPVTPIQAVAVQAVLEAGIEAQASGHAQPLALTDSERAAFEAGVD, encoded by the coding sequence ATGGCCTATTCCTCCCCTGGACGCGCACCCCTCCGAGTGGCCTTGCTGGGCTACGGCATCGCAGGCAGGCACATCCACTCGCCGCTGATTCAAGGTGTGGAGGGACTGGTGCTCCAGGTCGTGGCCTCACGGCAGGAAGAGGCCGTGCGCTCGACGCTGCCGCACGTCACCCGCTGTGACTCGCATGAGGCCGGGGCGACGCACCCCGACGTGGACCTGGTCGTCATCGCCACGGCGAATGACCTGCACGCGCCGCTGGCGGAGGCCGCCCTCAAGGCGGGAAAGCACGTCGTCGTCGACAAGCCCTTCACCATCACCCTGGCAGAAGCCCGCGCGTTGCGCGCCCTGGCGGAGTCGCGGGGCCTGCTCCTCTCCGTGTTCCACAACCGGCGTTGGGACACCGACTTCCAGGCGCTGAAGGCGTTGCTGGCGGAAGGGACGCTGGGCCACGTCGCGCATGTCGAGTCGCGCTTCGACCGGTTTCGCCCCGAGGTCCGCGCGCAGTGGCGGGAGCAGGTGGTTCCAGGCGCGGGCGTGTGGTTCGACCTGGGGCCGCATCTGGTCGACCAGGCGCTGCACCTGTTCGGGTTGCCGGAGGCGGTGTCCGGCACCCGCGCGGCGCTGCGAGAAGGCGCCTTCGTGGATGACTGGTTCCAGTACACGCTCGCTTATCCCCGGCGGCGGGTGGTGCTCCAGGCCTCCATGCTCATCGCGGCGATGACGCCTCGCTTCGCCGTGCATGGCTCACGAGGCTCGTGGCTCACCGTGGGGCGCGATCAGCAGGTTCCTCGCCTGGTGATGGGCGGTCCACCGGAAGGCCTGGCCTGGCACGGGGCCTCGTCACCTGCACAGGACGGCGCGCCCACCGTCGCATCGGCGGGTGACTATCGGCAGTACTACGCCGGCATCCGGGATGCCCTGCTGGGAGGCGCACGCAATCCCGTGACGCCCATCCAGGCCGTGGCCGTCCAGGCTGTTTTGGAGGCGGGCATCGAGGCACAGGCGAGTGGCCATGCCCAACCGCTGGCGCTCACGGATTCGGAGCGCGCCGCTTTCGAAGCCGGCGTGGATTGA
- a CDS encoding c-type cytochrome has translation MRGLHLGVVVLSLTVVGCEQDETRPNFEYAPDMVSSVPYDTFAANPVTVDGKTLLAPVKGTVPRGHQPLHLAAGPEEAARAGRELQNPYPASPEVLARGKVTFSRYCGPCHGPEGLGDGLVTARFPMPPSLLAERAKQLPDGQVFHIITHGQGLMPPHGSQVAPEDRWKIVHYVRTLQDPARTARKDVP, from the coding sequence GTGAGAGGGCTGCACCTGGGCGTGGTGGTTCTGAGTCTGACCGTCGTGGGCTGCGAGCAGGACGAGACGCGGCCCAACTTCGAGTACGCACCGGACATGGTGTCCTCCGTGCCGTACGACACCTTCGCGGCGAACCCCGTCACCGTGGACGGCAAGACGCTGCTGGCGCCGGTGAAGGGCACGGTTCCGCGAGGGCACCAGCCGCTGCACCTTGCAGCGGGGCCGGAGGAGGCTGCGAGGGCAGGGCGGGAGCTCCAGAATCCCTATCCCGCGTCGCCGGAGGTCCTGGCCCGGGGGAAGGTGACCTTCTCGCGGTACTGCGGTCCGTGTCACGGCCCGGAAGGGTTGGGCGACGGGCTCGTCACGGCGCGCTTCCCGATGCCGCCCTCGTTGTTGGCGGAGCGCGCGAAGCAGCTCCCGGACGGGCAGGTGTTCCACATCATCACCCACGGGCAGGGGCTGATGCCGCCCCATGGCTCGCAGGTGGCGCCGGAGGACCGGTGGAAGATTGTCCACTACGTCCGGACCTTGCAGGACCCCGCGCGGACGGCGCGGAAGGACGTGCCATGA
- a CDS encoding TetR/AcrR family transcriptional regulator: protein MERKRRSATGEQSRRAILDAALECFSRLGWAATTIEDIRKVSGASVGSVYHHFGAKEGIAVALYIDCLRLHQESLRTRLEKKHDAEDFVRAVVTHHIAWSREHPEAARYLLRMRREEAVAAAGPEIQSATGDFVREGFSRMKAFAQAGELLALPPSAYMPLMLGPAQELLRGWAGGHVELKPGIEKVFADAAWRCLRPDAPPATQTLSHARRKGP from the coding sequence ATGGAGCGCAAACGCCGCAGTGCGACGGGCGAGCAGAGCCGTCGTGCCATCCTGGATGCCGCGCTGGAGTGCTTCTCCCGGCTGGGCTGGGCCGCGACGACCATCGAGGACATCCGCAAGGTCAGCGGCGCCAGCGTGGGCAGCGTCTACCACCACTTCGGTGCGAAGGAAGGCATCGCGGTGGCGCTGTACATCGACTGCCTGCGCCTCCATCAGGAGTCGCTGCGAACACGCCTGGAGAAGAAGCACGACGCGGAAGACTTCGTGCGGGCGGTCGTCACGCACCACATCGCGTGGTCCCGCGAGCACCCCGAGGCCGCCCGCTACCTGCTGCGCATGCGCCGGGAAGAAGCCGTGGCCGCAGCCGGGCCGGAAATCCAATCCGCGACCGGGGACTTCGTCCGCGAGGGCTTCAGTCGGATGAAGGCCTTCGCCCAGGCGGGCGAGCTGCTGGCCCTGCCGCCTTCCGCCTACATGCCGCTGATGCTCGGGCCCGCGCAGGAGCTGCTCCGCGGATGGGCGGGTGGCCACGTCGAGCTCAAACCCGGCATCGAGAAGGTCTTCGCCGATGCCGCATGGAGGTGCCTCCGTCCGGACGCGCCTCCCGCCACTCAAACGCTGTCACACGCCAGGAGGAAGGGCCCATGA
- a CDS encoding DUF3592 domain-containing protein, with amino-acid sequence MKPRESPAALLIVGALAAALGLSMTLGMMKPRPNQEADAPHATEAGKGSPRPWNIPHIPLAILALGLLGTGVGMVWHGFRNLRTNRSLLSEGVAVVGRVVRIQHKKQRRDGGIFITYQFADEHGTTHKGLHKVSAFGDALLHAEVGQDVTVLYDAREPTTHMLDVNDVRPVDAPRRRRPEAS; translated from the coding sequence ATGAAGCCACGCGAAAGCCCCGCGGCCCTTCTGATTGTCGGCGCACTCGCGGCCGCGCTCGGCTTGAGCATGACGCTCGGGATGATGAAGCCACGGCCGAATCAAGAGGCAGACGCCCCGCATGCCACCGAAGCGGGCAAGGGCAGCCCCCGTCCCTGGAACATTCCACACATCCCCCTGGCCATCCTCGCGCTCGGACTCCTCGGCACCGGCGTGGGGATGGTGTGGCACGGCTTCCGGAATCTCCGGACGAACCGAAGTCTGTTGTCGGAGGGAGTCGCTGTCGTAGGACGCGTCGTTCGCATCCAGCACAAGAAGCAGCGCCGGGACGGCGGCATCTTCATCACCTACCAGTTCGCGGACGAGCACGGCACCACGCACAAAGGCCTCCACAAGGTCTCCGCGTTCGGTGATGCCCTCCTTCACGCGGAGGTGGGCCAGGACGTCACGGTGCTCTACGACGCCCGAGAGCCCACCACGCACATGCTCGACGTGAACGACGTGCGTCCCGTGGACGCCCCACGCCGTCGCCGGCCCGAGGCGTCCTGA